In a genomic window of Cytobacillus sp. FSL H8-0458:
- a CDS encoding asparaginase, which yields MKYTALVEEGRGGIVENIHIGIICGVDDQLESFYQVGDEEHYTYFRSASKPIQALPVFLTDIIEKYGLTEQEAALFTASHRGEPYHIKALESMLAKLPVKEEELYCPPSYPLNIQPREEMIRQGIQKRKLYHNCAGKHMGFITVCRELGFPVEGYWKEEHPLQKHILEILSHLSGIPVSAIHMGIDGCGAPVFAIPLKKMSEVYLKLACPDLIQDLQLQQAVINMTAIMNNQFNMVASQQFICSILLEDSNIVAKGGAQGVYCFGLKKERAGFALKVLNGSEDVWPNIIASILEHIQYSNHDTIKRLRNLRPSVIRNDAGMEVGSIQEIFQSEKLPLN from the coding sequence GTGAAATATACTGCATTAGTAGAGGAAGGCAGAGGAGGGATTGTTGAGAATATTCATATCGGGATTATTTGCGGTGTGGATGATCAATTAGAATCCTTTTATCAGGTTGGTGATGAAGAGCATTACACATACTTTCGCTCCGCTTCTAAGCCGATCCAGGCGCTGCCGGTCTTCCTGACTGACATAATCGAGAAATACGGATTAACAGAGCAGGAAGCTGCATTATTTACAGCCTCCCATCGGGGAGAACCCTACCATATTAAGGCTCTGGAATCCATGCTGGCAAAACTCCCTGTAAAGGAAGAAGAACTTTATTGCCCTCCTTCTTACCCTTTAAATATACAGCCAAGAGAAGAGATGATCAGACAGGGGATTCAAAAAAGGAAGCTTTATCACAATTGCGCAGGTAAACATATGGGGTTTATTACAGTATGCCGTGAATTGGGGTTTCCGGTGGAGGGATACTGGAAAGAAGAACATCCTCTGCAAAAGCACATCCTGGAAATTCTTTCTCATTTATCAGGCATCCCGGTCTCTGCAATTCATATGGGTATTGATGGCTGCGGGGCTCCCGTTTTTGCCATACCTTTAAAAAAGATGTCCGAGGTATACCTTAAGCTGGCTTGTCCCGATTTGATTCAGGATCTCCAGCTGCAGCAGGCAGTCATTAACATGACCGCCATTATGAATAACCAGTTCAATATGGTTGCCTCACAGCAGTTTATCTGCTCGATTTTATTGGAGGATAGCAATATTGTAGCTAAAGGCGGAGCCCAGGGTGTGTATTGCTTCGGACTAAAAAAAGAACGTGCTGGATTTGCCCTCAAAGTGTTAAATGGATCTGAGGACGTCTGGCCAAACATTATTGCTTCCATACTTGAACACATACAATACAGCAATCACGACACCATTAAAAGGCTAAGAAACCTTAGGCCATCGGTTATTCGAAATGATGCAGGAATGGAAGTAGGGTCTATACAGGAAATATTCCAGTCTGAGAAATTGCCTTTAAACTAA
- a CDS encoding HAD family hydrolase, which produces MNLRAVFIDMDGTLLKASNCISRRNMEAIYRLIDQGVMVFLATGRHYEVTAPYHKEIGLQTPMICLNGAAIHEAETGRATHMKTVRLNEERFHHLTAESPCNVMIHTSTGLYCKETNEEIDYWTQVGQIPPQYIGDLRLATYQDVLKYSVRTGSPSPELSALFKTEAGVIDWNDGFELVAPDVSKWAAIKSLLDKFRISPSEVAAIGDGPNDIEMLRHAGTGVAMGNASEKVKAAADFVTGHHENDGLAEFIERYLLKSYAV; this is translated from the coding sequence ATGAATCTTCGTGCAGTATTTATTGATATGGATGGTACACTCCTGAAAGCCTCAAATTGCATTTCCCGCCGAAACATGGAAGCCATTTATCGGCTCATAGATCAGGGCGTCATGGTGTTTCTAGCCACTGGCCGGCATTATGAAGTTACCGCTCCCTACCATAAAGAAATTGGACTGCAAACTCCGATGATCTGTTTGAATGGTGCCGCTATTCATGAGGCAGAGACAGGAAGGGCTACACACATGAAAACCGTACGATTGAACGAGGAACGCTTTCACCATCTGACGGCAGAAAGTCCATGTAATGTTATGATCCATACATCAACTGGGCTATATTGTAAGGAAACAAATGAAGAAATCGATTATTGGACTCAGGTCGGGCAAATTCCGCCGCAGTATATTGGTGATTTAAGACTGGCAACTTATCAGGATGTTCTTAAATATAGTGTTCGAACAGGTTCACCAAGTCCTGAATTATCCGCTTTGTTTAAAACAGAAGCAGGGGTCATCGATTGGAATGACGGGTTTGAGCTGGTTGCTCCTGATGTTTCCAAATGGGCTGCTATCAAAAGCTTGCTGGACAAATTTCGAATCAGTCCAAGTGAAGTCGCAGCTATTGGAGACGGACCGAATGATATAGAGATGCTTCGTCATGCCGGTACTGGTGTGGCAATGGGGAACGCCAGCGAAAAGGTTAAAGCCGCAGCTGACTTTGTTACAGGACACCACGAAAATGATGGATTAGCTGAGTTTATAGAACGTTATCTTCTAAAATCTTATGCGGTTTGA
- a CDS encoding copper homeostasis protein CutC, which translates to MLIEVIADTLSDALLAQEAGADRIELVTGLAEGGLTPGYAVIERVCKELKIPVNVMIRPHSRGFCYSEEDIEIMIQDISICKKLGAAGVVFGVLTPDHKVHSKHLNRLIQAADGLDITFHRAFDEADDQFAALESIVQYPQISRILTSGGQSSAADASERLKRLNELTADSHLKIMAGAGLSVDNIKAFLDEVPVTEVHFGTGVRIQSSYELAVDPERVRVIKKIIGA; encoded by the coding sequence ATGTTAATAGAAGTGATCGCAGATACTCTAAGTGATGCGCTACTTGCCCAGGAAGCCGGTGCAGACAGAATTGAACTGGTAACCGGGCTGGCAGAGGGCGGTCTGACACCAGGTTATGCTGTCATTGAAAGAGTGTGCAAGGAGTTAAAGATCCCAGTGAATGTGATGATCCGCCCGCACAGCCGCGGGTTTTGCTATTCGGAAGAGGACATTGAAATTATGATTCAGGATATTAGCATCTGCAAAAAATTAGGAGCTGCAGGTGTAGTATTTGGCGTTCTTACACCTGACCACAAAGTACATAGCAAACATTTGAACCGGCTAATTCAAGCTGCAGACGGACTGGACATTACCTTCCACCGGGCATTTGATGAGGCAGATGATCAATTTGCCGCATTGGAAAGTATAGTGCAGTATCCGCAGATTTCCAGAATCCTTACATCCGGCGGCCAGAGTAGTGCTGCAGATGCATCAGAAAGGCTGAAGCGCCTGAATGAGCTTACGGCTGATAGTCATTTAAAAATTATGGCAGGTGCAGGCCTGTCAGTTGATAATATTAAAGCGTTTTTGGATGAAGTGCCTGTCACTGAAGTCCATTTTGGTACAGGTGTCCGTATCCAATCCAGCTATGAGCTTGCGGTTGATCCTGAGAGAGTGCGAGTGATAAAGAAAATTATTGGTGCCTAA